ACaataattaggaaataaaacttCTTACAAACATCAAGGCTACTTTGCCGACTTGGCCCTTTGAATAGATGGAAGTGCTAGAGTTcgcaatatatttattattcggGCACTTCGTATGGATCTGTATGGACATGCAATATAGCTTCAGCATTAATAACTTATTGAATTGAGATCAAGTGCCTCGTTCCACCTGACATCAAAGAAAATATCCGACTGCAGCCACATTTCATTCGCGATCAGTGATTGGCTGTTAGTCAAAGTAGACCGACACATGATGAAAACGAATCTGTGATGACAATTTACATTGTTGATGGAGTACCTTGCTGAATTTATAATTTGGGTGCACAGCTAGCACTTTGTCATTTTccacttctttctttatttcaagCTAGTTTAAGTGTTGTTTAAATTAAACATGGCTGATATAATGACTGCGAGTTGCAAACTTAAACAAAGACAATGGTAGGCTAATGTTGTTGATATTTTCATTGTCAATGATGAGGTTCAGACGTTCACTCCGATCATTTAAGTTTGGAAAGCTAATTGTGATATTAGTCATACTTGTGATATTTCTTCAAATACTCCACATGATTATGATAGCTCGTTTTGAATCCAAAGACTGGCTGGAAAAAACGAAGCTGCCTCAAAGAGATCGGCGGAAAACCCTATTCTTCAAATCTTTGATCAAAAGCATGGAGGCACGGATACGTACTTCCCATCGGCTGGACAATAGTGGCACTTATCATATAATAGACAACATTGTCCTACCTCGTGCAGATCGGTCGTCACAAGACGATGAGTTATCTATTGTCACACAGTGTTCTTCAAACCATCTCGACTACCTTGTTCCTTTAACGGGACGGTGGGGTGGTCCCGTTTCTGTATCGGTATTCACGTTTGACACTGATGTCAATGATGTTCTGTATAACATAGCTTACTATCACTTGTGCAATGAACAAATACGACAATCAACATCTTTTCATTTGGTGTATCCAATTGATAGAACGCCTGTAAGCATTAACAGCAATTGGACAATCCAAGCAACTTGTGATAAAAAGTTGGATCTGGGAACGACCTTCGGTAGCAACTACGATATTGGTGGAATCCCCTTTCCCCATAATCTTCTGAGAAACCTAGCAATCAGATACACCAAAACTCCATACGTACTGATGATCGACATAGACATGCTTCCGTCCATTAAGCTTAAACAAAGTTTTCATTCGTTTTTTAAAACCGTCCGAACTGTAGGCACCGAGACACTAAAAACTGCTTTTGTTTTACCTGCATTTGAAGTTCAAACGGACATTGACGTTCCATCGGAGAAAGCCGAGTTGCTCATCCAGTGGGGTAAAGGCAACGTTCGTCCGTTTTACAGGACTGCTTGTTGGAAATGTCAGAAGCAGACACAGTATGAACGGTGGAAGAAGCTGGAGCCCAAGACTAGGTTAGAGGTGGCCTATTCGTTGAGTTGGAAAGACCCGTGGGAACCTTTCTTCATCGGAGACAAGTCTCTTCCAGATTACGATGAACGGTTTAAACAATACGGTTTCAACAGAATAAGTCAGGTTGGTGCCTGCGGTGTAAACATACAAATAGCAGTGGGAAGGGTGGGTGTAGCCGTAGCAAATAAGGGTCTCACCAACCTTGCTCATATTTTAAAGGGCTACATGCACGCCACTCTTGACCTTCAtaatcttgattttttttttggtgtggaTGCATTTACAAAATGCGTACCGTAATAATATTTGCCGCTAATCAGAaagctttaaaaacaaaacctgttCTTGTGAACTATTATGTAAACACTAAAAAGAAATTAGTCAGTAATACACATTTTCTCAAATAAAAGTTGGCAGTTACTGGTGTTTCAAAATAGAATAGCAAACAAAGGACGGGTTGGTGGGGTGGTGGCATCGTCATAGTTTGAGTTTGGAAATTCGGTTGATTTCTTGAACTTACAGCTGAAATTCGAGTAATTTTGTAtaaacatgcatgtacatgtaattatcaGGCAATTGGGGCGTCGCGTATAAAGTGAGATGGAAATAAGATTGTAACGCTTAACTTTGGCACAAGTTCTGAGTGATCATCGGGTAATCCATTGTGTAATAGTTACGATATCGGAGATGTTTCATTACATATAAATTTTACATGTCTGTTTctcaagaatgaaagaaagcgtTGCTTACAATCTTTCTGTCAGTCTaaaccaaatatttatataaatgaaaaagtACCGGTCGTACTGTCTACGCCGTCTCGTTTAAATTGACGACGAATCTTCGAGTTAATTTAATCAATAATGTTCGTTAGTTATCACTAAtacattttgtcaaattatttatgtttcagGTTTGCGAGATGCACATAGCCGGCTTCcagttttctgttttaaataacGCTTTTCTTGTGCATCATGGATTCAAGGAGCCGAAAGAATTCCACAAAACAAAGGAGGACGAGCTCAACAAAAATCGTCTGCTTTTCCGACGGTTCAAGGAAGAGTTGAAAGTGAAATATCCCGAGTCCGATAGAAGATGCTACTAAATgctaaaactattattattattattattaaaatacgtTTATGAATTGTGTTGATGCATCGGcatcattttttttatacaacttttaaaatgaaaaaaaaagagaagcttTGATCACTGTTATTGGGGGGCATGTCGTGTTGCGCTGGATGTATGGTCTGCTTTTTAAATGTCAGTTTGAGTTAACATTTTAACCAATTTGTCATCGATTTCATGGTGCTTCCAGTGAATGTGGTCAAGAATGGAATTCTAATGAATCTGCAGTGATGACCATAGACAAAACTCTGTATATGTATAGAAAGAACATTGTGTTATTCTGTCCTTGATATTAAGGAGTAAGTCGTacgtataaaatgttttcattattttttacatGGAAGTCTCTTTGTACTTGTtgaataaatgtgaaaaatattgaaacacgtattttgtttttactttttattattattgttttgccaAGCATCAAGAGGGcaagtgtgtgtgcgtgcgtgcttgTGTGCAAGATATGAATGTGGCAGAGAGCATGAACTTTGGTA
This DNA window, taken from Gigantopelta aegis isolate Gae_Host chromosome 4, Gae_host_genome, whole genome shotgun sequence, encodes the following:
- the LOC121372249 gene encoding beta-1,4-glucuronyltransferase 1-like, with the translated sequence MLLIFSLSMMRFRRSLRSFKFGKLIVILVILVIFLQILHMIMIARFESKDWLEKTKLPQRDRRKTLFFKSLIKSMEARIRTSHRLDNSGTYHIIDNIVLPRADRSSQDDELSIVTQCSSNHLDYLVPLTGRWGGPVSVSVFTFDTDVNDVLYNIAYYHLCNEQIRQSTSFHLVYPIDRTPVSINSNWTIQATCDKKLDLGTTFGSNYDIGGIPFPHNLLRNLAIRYTKTPYVLMIDIDMLPSIKLKQSFHSFFKTVRTVGTETLKTAFVLPAFEVQTDIDVPSEKAELLIQWGKGNVRPFYRTACWKCQKQTQYERWKKLEPKTRLEVAYSLSWKDPWEPFFIGDKSLPDYDERFKQYGFNRISQVCEMHIAGFQFSVLNNAFLVHHGFKEPKEFHKTKEDELNKNRLLFRRFKEELKVKYPESDRRCY